In Primulina eburnea isolate SZY01 chromosome 14, ASM2296580v1, whole genome shotgun sequence, the following proteins share a genomic window:
- the LOC140812773 gene encoding long-chain-alcohol oxidase FAO1-like has product MGRQCHPLLRGGTREAKYSHGLPPSEMETLASICEVLVPPLHNSPQDGSNPDIQSFYKYSSGAQYPVPDEVAEIIQKRGFWEARILVKLLLKALSTRVGTLLICGALCFGKEWPYLNKFSGISLEKRERVLQKWMKHWLLTPIRLAFVFLKFICLFAFFTQVGEDSKNPAWKAMDYNVDIDENSNSTPRPLEKGIVETMSETESTFADSLREKGLKVTENGEYDLYKIQCDVVIVGSGCGGGVAAAVLSGAGLKVIVLEKGNYFTKMDYSSLEGPSMNEMYESGGILATLDGKMMVLAGSTVGGGSAINWSASIKTPDFVLKEWATKHKLPLFSSFEYVSAMNKVCERIGVTDKCLKEGFQNHILRKGCENLGLEADYVSRNSSESHFCGSCCFGCIRGDKRGTDTTWLVDAVNGGTVIISGCKAERFILEKNTCGSGTRRKRCLGVLAKSTNPDIKKNIQIEAKVTISACGSLLTPPLMISSGLKNRHIGRNLHLHPVLLAWGYFPEASSEIEGKVYEGGIITSVHKVGEDKSNPRAIIECPILGPGSYAALCPWESGIDMKNRIIKYARTAHLFSMIRDRGTGEVKSEGRISYNLSKLDKENIKMGLRRCLKILIAAGAIEVGTHQSDGQRLKCKGITENEVNKFLDTVVAPEGPKSLAEKWTTYCSAHQMGSCRMGVSEKEGAVDENGESWDASGLFVSDASVLPGAVGVNPMITVQSTSYCISNKIAEMLQNERFRDG; this is encoded by the exons ATGGGGAGACAGTGTCATCCATTACTGAGAGGTGGAACAAGAGAAGCCAAATACAGTCATGGCCTTCCGCCTTCAGAAATGGAGACACTCGCCAGTATCTGTGAAGTCCTTGTACCCCCACTGCATAATTCTCCGCAAGATGGATCAAATCCGGACATCCAGTCTTTCTACAAGTATTCTTCGGGCGCTCAATATCCAGTTCCCGATGAG GTGGCTGAGATTATACAGAAGAGGGGCTTCTGGGAAGCCAGAATATTGGTGAAATTGCTGTTGAAAGCGCTTTCGACGAGGGTGGGGACATTGCTGATCTGTGGAGCCCTATGTTTCGGCAAAGAATGGCCATACCTGAACAAGTTTTCAGGGATTTCTCTTGAGAAAAGGGAGAGGGTGCTGCAGAAATGGATGAAGCATTGGCTGCTGACTCCAATCAGGCTTGCATTTGTATTCCTCAAATTCATCTGTTTGTTTGCCTTCTTCACTCag GTTGGAGAAGATTCAAAGAATCCTGCATGGAAAGCTATGGACTATAATGTTGATATTGATGAAAACTCCAACAGTACACCTAGGCCTCTAGAGAAAGGAATTGTGGAAACCATGAGTGAAACGGAGTCCACATTCGCCGATTCCTTGAGAGAAAAAGGCCTCAAGGTGACAGAAAATGGTGAATATGACCTCTACAAGATCCAATGTGATGTGGTGATTGTTGGTTCTGGCTGTGGTGGAGGTGTTGCAGCAGCTGTTCTTTCTGGTGCAGGACTAAAAGTGATTGTGCTCGAGAAAGGAAATTACTTCACGAAAATGGACTATTCGTCTCTTGAAGGGCCTTCCATGAATGAGATGTACGAGTCAGGAGGAATTCTAGCCACCCTTGATGGGAAAATGATGGTTCTTGCAGGATCAACAGTTGGAGGTGGTTCTGCCATTAACTGGTCGGCCAGCATTAAAACCCCAGATTTTGTGCTGAAAGAATGGGCAACTAAGCATAAGCTTCCACTGTTTTCAAGCTTTGAGTATGTTTCTGCAATGAACAAAGTTTGTGAAAGAATTGGCGTGACAGACAAGTGTCTCAAGGAGGGTTTCCAGAATCATATTCTGCGTAAAGGTTGTGAAAATCTTGGTCTTGAAGCTGATTACGTGTCAAGAAATTCGTCAGAAAGTCACTTTTGTGGTTCTTGTTGCTTTGGTTGCATTAGAGGAGACAAGAGAGGAACAGACACAACTTGGCTGGTTGATGCAGTGAACGGAGGCACGGTGATCATTTCGGGATGCAAAGCCGAGCGATTCATACTCGAAAAGAACACATGTGGATCAGGCACTAGGCGGAAGAGATGCTTGGGAGTTCTTGCGAAGAGTACTAATCCAGACATCAAAAAGAACATTCAAATAGAGGCCAAAGTCACTATATCTGCTTGTGGTTCGCTCTTGACACCACCTTTGATGATTTCAAGTGGCTTGAAAAATAGACACATTGGTCGGAATCTCCATCTTCATCCGGTGCTATTGGCATGGGGTTACTTCCCCGAAGCAAGTTCAGAAATCGAGGGAAAAGTTTACGAAGGAGGTATAATTACTTCAGTGCACAAAGTTGGGGAAGACAAATCAAATCCTAGAGCAATTATTGAATGTCCTATACTTGGACCTGGCTCATATGCAGCACTATGTCCATGGGAATCAGGAATCGATATGAAAAACCGGATCATAAAGTATGCAAGAACCGCTCATCTTTTCTCAATGATCAGAGACAGAGGAACCGGTGAAGTTAAATCAGAGGGAAGAATTAGTTATAATCTCTCCAAACTCGATAAAGAAAACATTAAGATGGGACTGCGGCgatgtttgaaaattttgatagcTGCCGGAGCCATTGAAGTAGGAACACATCAAAGTGATGGACAGAGGCTAAAATGCAAAGGTATTACAGAAAATGAAGTTAACAAGTTTCTTGACACCGTTGTCGCACCTGAAGGGCCGAAGTCATTAGCAGAGAAGTGGACGACATATTGTTCTGCTCATCAAATGGGAAGTTGCCGAATGGGAGTCAGTGAAAAGGAGGGTGCAGTTGATGAAAATGGAGAGAGTTGGGATGCATCGGGACTGTTTGTTTCTGATGCCAGTGTTCTTCCTGGTGCCGTCGGCGTTAATCCTATGATCACCGTTCAGTCTACTTCATATTGCATATCAAACAAGATTGCTGAGATGTTGCAGAACGAGAGGTTTAGAGATGGTTGA
- the LOC140812667 gene encoding glycolipid transfer protein 1-like, with product MAENVFSPCLEGIQHVKCEQGDMLTKPFLDLSKLILPILDKFGAAMMVVKSDISGNIARLESKYNSNPSRFKYLYSLVQDEVEIKTAKSSSSCTNGLLWLTRAMDFLVQLFHNLVDHQDWSMSQVCNDSYSKTLKKWHGWLASSSFMVAIKLAPDRKKFMEVLGDEGDIQGDMLKFCTNFSPILAQIHKFLASVGLDTMKAS from the exons ATGGCGGAGAATGTTTTTAGTCCTTGTTTGGAAGGGATACAGCATGTGAAATGCGAACAAGGAGATATGCTTACCAAGCCATTCTTGGATTTGAGCAAACTCATATTGCCTATTCTAG ATAAATTTGGAGCAGCAATGATGGTGGTAAAATCCGATATCAGTGGCAATATAGCA AGGTTGGAATCTAAGTACAATTCAAATCCCTCACGATTCAAATACTTGTACAGCTTGGTGCAAGACGAGGTCGAGATAAAAACTGCTAAATCATCATCTAGTTGTACCAATGGACTTCTTTGGTTAACAAG GGCAATGGATTTCTTGGTTCAGCTGTTCCATAATCTTGTGGATCATCAAGATTGGTCAATGTCTCAAGTTTGTAATGATTCATACAGCAAGACATTGAAGAAATGGCATGGTTGGCTTGCTAGTTCAAGTTTTATG GTGGCTATTAAGCTTGCACCAGATAGGAAGAAGTTCATGGAGGTGTTGGGCGACGAAGGTGATATCCAAGGTGATATGCTGAAGTTCTGCACAAATTTCTCACCAATTCTTGCTCAGATTCACAAGTTTCTG GCAAGCGTTGGATTGGACACTATGAAAGCTTCATGA